A genome region from Panicum virgatum strain AP13 chromosome 4K, P.virgatum_v5, whole genome shotgun sequence includes the following:
- the LOC120701936 gene encoding uncharacterized protein LOC120701936 → MAINAKWAGFDAGKDRAWAQLPGIKEIRRKARRQQEEAPFLCQDPGRGGAPDERRSRPPPRTRGDAAAAGLRVPGAARVLRAPSHHSPRLAGRDPEHPIVIDDEIKGCEVRDNQSAITPLRRSPRFHPAGKSLGKQLLPQRHLVTHNRKTPNASGKDNNITNLRSSQRNAAAKALPRMKSDKAPQSLCSNSPDIPIRKKIADLSCKKKEKKELNADPCEVLTRKRKRGTEGRSSPKRPNYQDLQSLPPDSQEIATSNETRKVSHQKGKNKKDSALVVQPKIGDDRLMNTEENNEEPSGTERERKQDFHGSDDWTEEQDVALRKAYFSARPSPHFWKTVSKLVPGRSAEECFNRIHANLSTPTPIARRSRICKEKFSPLANFSLSDPELPNLLEPAVGRQSTSKQKSLAAQKTVRHLLQKQCLIDHAHEADHFSIFESSPSALQLNISFEDSPGTPHSSVNSGSTPRFSASSLGQKKPFSRLKTKPDEPSPGVLKPVKNVILHEKYIDQLSRRQGTKRPRRKTPGSKAADSVKAHSEQKAGDLKAAKNALISEATDFIGHFKKLQANSLAHVIENSEDDEIDGSEGDSCQ, encoded by the exons GAGGCACCCTTCCTGTGCCAAGACCCGGGGCGAGGCGGAGCTCCAGACGAACGAAGAAGCCGGCCGCCCCCAAGAACACGCGGAGATGCGGCGGCTGCCGGGCTGAGGGTGCCAGGGGCTGCGCGGGTGCTGAGAGCGCCCTCCCACcactcgcctcgcctcgctggCAGGGATCCGGAGCACCCGATTGTGATAGACGACGAAATCAAG GGATGTGAGGTCAGGGATAATCAATCAGCAATCACACCACTGCGCAGATCCCCACGGTTCCATCCAGCTGGTAAGAGTTTGGGCAAACAACTGCTGCCTCAGAGGCACCTTGTTACTCATAACAGAAAGACTCCAAATGCTTCAGGGAAAGATAATAATATAACGAACCTTAGGAGTAGCCAGAGAAATGCTGCAGCAAAGGCTTTGCCAAGGATGAAAAGCGACAAGGCGCCACAGTCACTGTGTTCGAATTCCCCGGATATTCCTATCAGGAAAAAGATTGCAGATCTATCTtgcaaaaagaaagagaagaaagagcTAAACGCCGACCCTTGTGAGGTGCTTACTAGAAAGAGGAAGAGAGGCACTGAAGGCAGATCCTCACCAAAGAGACCAAATTACCAGGACCTCCAATCACTGCCTCCAGATAGCCAAGAAATTGCAACTAGCAATGAAACCAGAAAAGTTAGCCACCAAAAAGGTAAAAATAAAAAGGATTCAGCTTTGGTGGTGCAGCCCAAAATTGGGGATGATAGACTGATGAACACCGAGGAAAATAATGAAGAGCCATCTGGGActgaaagagaaagaaaacaaGATTTTCATGGTTCAGATGATTGGACAGAAGAGCAGGATGTCGCATTGCGCAAGGCATACTTCAGTGCCCGACCTTCCCCGCATTTCTGGAAGACAGTTTCCAAACTG GTGCCAGGGAGATCTGCTGAAGAGTGCTTCAATAGAATCCATGCTAACCTCTCAACACCTACTCCTATTGCCCGTCGTTCTAGGATATGCAAAGAAAAGTTTTCTCCTCTAGCAAATTTTTCATTATCCGATCCTGAACTTCCAAATCTCTTGGAACCTGCAGTTGGGAGGCAAAGTACTTCTAAACAAAAGAGCCTAGCAGCACAGAAGACAGTGAGACACTTGCTTCAAAAGCAGTGCCTCATTGACCATGCTCATGAGGCTGATCACTTCTCGATATTTGAATCCTCACCAAGTGCCTTACAATTGAACATTTCTTTTGAGGATTCTCCCGGGACTCCTCACAGTAGTGTGAACTCAGGTTCTACGCCCAGGTTCAGCGCAAGTTCTTTAGGGCAAAAGAAACCATTTTCACGGTTGAAAACTAAGCCAGATGAACCAAGCCCAGGAGTTTTGAAGCCTGTGAAGAATGTTATCTTGCATGAGAAGTACATTGACCAGTTGTCTCGCAGGCAAGGCACAAAAAGGCCTCGTAGAAAGACTCCAGGTTCTAAAGCTGCTGATTCTGTGAAGGCTCATTCTGAGCAGAAAGCTGGTGATCTGAAAGCTGCCAAAAACGCTCTCATCTCGGAAGCAACTGACTTTATAGGCCATTTTAAGAAGCTGCAAGCTAATTCCCTTGCGCATGTCATCGAAAATAGTGAAGATGATGAGATTGATGGTTCTGAAGGTGACTCATGCCAGTGA